In one window of Leptospira sp. WS92.C1 DNA:
- a CDS encoding AraC family transcriptional regulator, producing MVSRIQTALIALILVSGELLLAVSPDQTNLGILIGENKTNLKFINICVSNLAPPLEEGTTTDKAPPNSTKAEAGTATSAGTSGKEELYKKLNSQSSYASLKKANQFDFNGNMWYFQSNYSLSFKNLRGAQGEMKDLYQSTHEQYLQNSRVILEYVSPLIVRSNDKIAQHLLRLGFRDLKSSEDHFTTAYNSAPYQFRYKLLLHSEGMKIARRARRFALLAMIASKTPAEDKPEYQFVNLDDIKTAAEKENISDYERIRNTLINYIDNDLIQRKIVPTGEAKDKPIDILEIHDDNYSFITSGRVSFMDMSNDEIRTDDMIQKETLPPIPAKTGN from the coding sequence ATGGTTTCCAGAATTCAAACAGCATTGATCGCCTTAATCCTCGTCTCCGGAGAACTGCTTTTGGCTGTTTCCCCGGATCAAACCAATCTCGGAATTCTGATTGGGGAAAATAAAACCAATCTTAAATTTATCAATATCTGTGTCAGCAATCTGGCCCCTCCTTTGGAAGAAGGCACCACTACGGACAAAGCGCCACCAAATAGCACAAAGGCGGAAGCGGGAACCGCAACATCCGCCGGAACTTCCGGAAAGGAAGAGCTTTATAAAAAACTAAACTCCCAATCTTCGTATGCCAGTTTGAAAAAGGCCAATCAATTTGATTTTAACGGAAATATGTGGTATTTCCAGAGCAACTATAGTCTTTCTTTTAAAAATTTGAGAGGCGCACAAGGAGAGATGAAAGATCTCTATCAGTCGACCCACGAACAATACTTACAAAATTCTAGAGTGATTTTAGAATACGTCTCTCCTTTGATCGTGCGAAGCAATGATAAAATTGCGCAGCATCTTTTGCGTTTGGGATTTCGAGATCTGAAAAGTTCGGAGGATCATTTTACTACAGCTTACAATTCGGCTCCGTATCAATTTCGTTATAAGCTGCTTTTACACAGTGAAGGGATGAAAATCGCAAGAAGGGCCAGACGATTCGCGTTGCTTGCAATGATCGCGTCCAAAACTCCCGCGGAAGACAAACCGGAATATCAATTCGTAAACCTAGATGACATCAAGACTGCCGCCGAAAAGGAAAACATTTCGGATTATGAGAGAATTAGGAACACTCTGATCAATTATATCGATAACGATCTGATTCAAAGAAAGATCGTTCCTACCGGCGAGGCCAAAGATAAGCCGATCGATATCCTTGAAATTCATGATGATAATTATTCCTTCATCACATCAGGAAGAGTTTCTTTTATGGATATGAGTAACGATGAGATACGCACGGATGATATGATTCAAAAAGAAACACTACCTCCGATTCCGGCCAAAACCGGGAACTAA
- the nhaC gene encoding Na+/H+ antiporter NhaC, with protein MKVNHPGLFESVIPVIVLVMGLGYAGIVFGNGTVDGPAQMILILSGTVASLLGVRLGVRWEVLEENILESLKNVLKPVLILLLIGSLIGVWIWSGIVPSMIVWGLKILKPSFFLVTACLLSSVVSLITGSSWSTAGTVGVALMGIGTTLGIAPGIAAGAVVSGAYFGDKLSPFSETTNLASSIAGTPLFTHIQHMLYTTLPAMAIAVIAFTWIGFGYSGGSGSDQKVADVILLLETSFRIHPVLLVPPVLTFVLIYFKIPAIPSILAGILTGILSGVFLQHPELNFQEVYRQILTAASKGNSAETGNPLTDALLSRGGMASMLSTVWLIFSAMFFAGSMEGAGFIQKITKGILRFANTDRSLLTGTILTSFAANLLSSDQYLSILVPGKMFKKSYEEHGLDPKNLSRALEDAGTMTSALVPWNTCGSFMAATLGVPVIVFLPYAFLNLSSPLISLLCAWTGWTIRKKERIALK; from the coding sequence ATGAAAGTAAATCACCCCGGTCTTTTTGAATCAGTGATACCTGTCATTGTCTTGGTGATGGGACTAGGGTATGCAGGAATCGTTTTCGGAAACGGAACCGTGGACGGACCGGCTCAGATGATTTTGATCTTATCGGGCACAGTCGCGAGTTTGCTCGGTGTGCGCCTGGGTGTGCGTTGGGAAGTTCTCGAAGAGAACATTCTCGAATCCTTAAAGAATGTTTTAAAACCCGTATTGATATTGCTCTTGATCGGTTCTTTGATCGGAGTTTGGATCTGGTCCGGAATTGTTCCGTCCATGATCGTTTGGGGACTAAAAATTCTAAAACCTTCCTTTTTCTTAGTTACCGCGTGTTTGCTATCATCCGTGGTCTCGTTGATCACCGGAAGTTCCTGGTCCACAGCGGGAACCGTGGGGGTTGCTTTGATGGGAATCGGAACTACTTTAGGCATCGCGCCTGGAATTGCGGCGGGCGCCGTCGTATCGGGGGCTTACTTTGGAGATAAATTGTCTCCGTTTTCGGAAACCACTAACTTGGCTTCTTCGATCGCAGGAACTCCATTGTTTACTCATATTCAACATATGTTATATACTACTTTGCCGGCAATGGCGATCGCGGTGATCGCTTTTACCTGGATCGGGTTCGGATATTCGGGAGGATCCGGTTCGGATCAAAAGGTGGCAGATGTGATTTTGCTACTTGAAACGTCCTTTCGAATTCATCCCGTGTTGCTCGTTCCGCCTGTATTGACCTTTGTATTGATCTATTTTAAAATTCCGGCGATTCCCTCCATTTTGGCAGGGATTTTAACCGGGATTCTATCCGGTGTTTTTTTACAACATCCGGAATTGAACTTTCAGGAAGTTTATAGACAGATACTCACCGCGGCTTCCAAAGGAAATTCGGCCGAAACCGGAAACCCTCTCACGGACGCTTTGCTTTCTCGAGGCGGAATGGCGTCGATGCTTTCGACTGTTTGGCTGATTTTTTCAGCTATGTTTTTTGCGGGTTCGATGGAAGGCGCAGGATTTATTCAAAAGATCACAAAAGGAATTCTAAGATTTGCAAACACGGATCGATCTCTTTTGACCGGGACGATTCTAACAAGTTTTGCGGCGAATCTGCTTTCGTCCGATCAGTATCTTTCCATCTTAGTTCCCGGAAAGATGTTCAAAAAGTCTTATGAAGAACACGGCCTGGACCCAAAAAATCTTTCAAGAGCTTTGGAGGATGCCGGCACCATGACTTCAGCGTTGGTTCCTTGGAATACCTGCGGGTCCTTTATGGCGGCCACGTTAGGAGTTCCTGTGATCGTATTTTTACCGTATGCTTTTCTAAATCTTTCCAGTCCGTTGATTTCTCTTTTGTGCGCTTGGACCGGATGGACGATTCGAAAAAAAGAGCGAATTGCTCTTAAATAG
- a CDS encoding pseudouridine synthase produces the protein MKSNDSKIESEILQVVVPKEESVVRLDHFLSKKFTYHSRTVWQKEIEAGRVVVSGKKVKSGIILREGDLVVYKPENKAEPPVKTDYKILMEDDWILVVNKPGDLPVHPAGVYRKGNLLTLLNQSGDFPELFTVHRLDRETSGVVLFAKSGEVASRMSRLFSSGKIQKYYITKVYGRFPNRMTAYGVLKSDSDSKIRKKRKFVLNNDRRFQKHGLDFAFGESNSFLSKKDRILQFDNSPPKEEICLTYFRNIRSGITKDVSDSNSNSYVLCMPVTGRMHQIRATLYSLGYPLLGDKLYGKEEEVFLEFIEGKNPDLSQRLGMARQALHAYAIRFIHPITKSRIKVIAGVPEDFL, from the coding sequence TTGAAATCCAACGATTCGAAGATAGAATCGGAAATCCTACAAGTAGTCGTTCCCAAAGAAGAATCGGTTGTTCGGCTCGATCATTTTTTATCCAAAAAATTCACATATCATTCTCGAACCGTTTGGCAAAAGGAAATCGAGGCCGGAAGAGTTGTAGTTTCGGGTAAAAAGGTAAAATCGGGAATCATCCTTCGGGAAGGGGATCTGGTCGTTTACAAACCGGAAAATAAAGCAGAACCACCGGTCAAAACGGATTATAAAATTCTAATGGAGGATGATTGGATTCTCGTTGTGAATAAACCGGGAGATCTTCCGGTTCATCCCGCGGGGGTGTATCGGAAGGGAAATTTACTTACACTTTTGAACCAATCCGGTGATTTTCCCGAATTATTTACCGTCCATCGATTGGACAGGGAGACTTCCGGCGTCGTTTTATTTGCGAAAAGCGGCGAAGTCGCCTCTCGGATGTCCCGTCTTTTTAGCTCCGGAAAGATTCAAAAATACTATATTACAAAAGTATACGGTAGATTTCCGAATCGAATGACCGCATACGGTGTTTTAAAATCGGATTCGGATTCTAAAATTCGAAAAAAAAGAAAGTTTGTTTTAAACAACGATAGGCGGTTTCAAAAACACGGTCTCGATTTCGCATTTGGAGAATCGAATTCATTTTTATCCAAAAAAGATCGGATCCTGCAATTCGATAATTCGCCTCCAAAAGAGGAGATCTGTCTGACTTATTTTCGAAACATCCGATCCGGGATTACAAAGGACGTGTCGGATTCCAATTCGAATTCCTATGTGCTTTGTATGCCGGTTACGGGTAGAATGCACCAAATCCGAGCTACGTTATACAGTCTTGGCTATCCTCTTTTGGGTGATAAGCTCTATGGCAAAGAGGAAGAAGTATTTTTGGAATTTATAGAGGGCAAAAATCCAGATCTATCTCAAAGACTCGGAATGGCAAGACAGGCACTCCACGCCTACGCGATCCGTTTTATTCATCCGATTACAAAAAGTAGAATCAAAGTAATCGCGGGTGTTCCTGAGGATTTTTTATGA
- a CDS encoding PilZ domain-containing protein — MDKLINDPEGIHKILLSLFTKLPVVILIKNRPLPVRVVGLKDATRIVVILPSGMAPEPIRKLYLVHNNHRFAATFAAEMHNPSNGVELLHASEIQVTIAQRTEERIHMDADSGSQIILTNIINQSNLRKTLAFADKKIDEIVKKHAKLLKDTYPNSNILFSDRMDNRLRLMYNFDQSIYVLDRYSKVDGSGGFQFLPFPEYQKLIAVNKLESGLISEISIMIRYKGYTPLGYVQILSDKELSTNDFNSANITANAVSKEVIASGFFQESKERCIVDNISMQGLGFFHPQSIFFSRSFAVGETILFDLSLTPESKGTFRAVIRNINNTDKMFRLGCEFFNLNEREESIIQGYINSKEQ; from the coding sequence ATGGATAAACTCATCAATGACCCGGAAGGGATTCACAAGATTTTACTTTCTCTTTTTACAAAATTACCCGTAGTAATCCTAATCAAAAACAGACCCTTGCCAGTGCGCGTAGTGGGTCTCAAGGACGCTACTCGGATCGTTGTAATCCTTCCATCCGGAATGGCTCCCGAACCGATTCGAAAACTTTATCTTGTTCACAACAATCATCGATTTGCGGCAACGTTTGCGGCTGAAATGCACAACCCTTCCAATGGAGTCGAATTGTTACATGCGAGCGAGATCCAGGTTACAATTGCACAAAGAACGGAAGAGCGGATTCATATGGACGCCGATTCCGGTTCTCAAATCATACTAACGAATATTATCAATCAGTCAAATTTGAGAAAAACATTGGCGTTTGCGGACAAGAAGATCGACGAGATCGTAAAAAAACACGCGAAACTTCTCAAGGATACATATCCTAATTCTAATATTCTCTTTTCGGATCGGATGGATAACAGACTGCGTCTGATGTATAATTTCGATCAGTCGATTTACGTATTGGATCGATATTCCAAAGTGGACGGAAGCGGAGGATTCCAATTTCTGCCTTTCCCCGAATACCAAAAGCTGATTGCGGTTAACAAATTGGAATCCGGACTCATTTCCGAAATTTCGATCATGATTCGTTATAAAGGTTATACCCCCTTGGGCTATGTCCAAATTCTTTCCGATAAGGAACTAAGCACGAACGACTTTAATTCGGCCAATATCACTGCAAACGCGGTTTCCAAAGAAGTGATCGCTTCCGGTTTTTTTCAAGAGTCTAAAGAAAGATGCATTGTGGATAATATTTCTATGCAAGGTCTCGGCTTTTTTCATCCTCAGTCGATCTTTTTTTCCAGAAGTTTTGCGGTGGGAGAAACAATCTTATTTGATCTCAGTTTGACTCCGGAAAGTAAGGGAACCTTTCGAGCAGTGATTCGAAATATCAACAACACGGATAAGATGTTTCGGCTTGGTTGCGAGTTTTTCAACTTAAACGAAAGAGAAGAGAGTATCATTCAAGGTTATATCAATTCTAAGGAACAGTGA
- a CDS encoding alpha-hydroxy-acid oxidizing protein: MSVNHKITGKTILIVGGGLLQVPIIQTARMMKLTTVVADMNGGAPGMKVCDIPMVMSTKDIEGMVRESKKLATKIKIDGVITAGTDASMTVAAVANALDLPGIRYVDAEAASNKVKMRERLKKAGIPLPGFAPVWSLSDTRDALEFLKFPLVMKPADNMGARGVIKVENREELQAAFKHAKKYSPTGEMILEEYMPGPEVSVDALTWNGNFVITGIGDRIIEREPFFIEMGHNMPSALSPSVLKEVEDVMFRSMKALGITLGAGKGDIKVTPDGVKVGEIAARLSGGFMSAFTFPLSSGINLNRAAILIALGEEPDNLTPTVQRVSIERCLLAPRGKLLAIDGIEDARKIDGVNDLFFMNKIGDIIHEPTNNIEKTAHVIISADTLQNAESVFETVKNTIRFTSDELYSISEKEIQQNARARFGKEVCWVCKVCDGTDCASGVPGMGGLGRMLTFQDNISALQEYSILPKYIREHTRANVETTFLGKTLKTPLMAAPMTGAVTNMNGAMDEFTFAATLLEGCQTSGTLAWLGDGASPDKYMIMLEAVRKTKADAILICKPREDEGLLKERFQESKNAGLFAIGMDVDAVNFKTMALKNISSVTRNVSKLGAIRSLTKLPFIVKGIMTPEDALLAIDAGADCIVVSNHGGRVLDDMPGTARVLSGIRNAVGDRISIAVDGGVRSGMDVFKMLALGANTVLTGRPMAIFAVGGGVSGVRFLISQYTEQLLQSMNVTGVENLKGIRMDLLFRKKNDDENSQSK, from the coding sequence TTGTCCGTAAATCATAAAATTACCGGAAAAACCATATTGATCGTGGGGGGAGGGCTGCTCCAGGTCCCCATCATTCAAACCGCTAGAATGATGAAACTCACCACGGTCGTTGCCGACATGAACGGTGGCGCACCCGGTATGAAGGTCTGTGATATTCCGATGGTAATGAGTACGAAGGATATCGAGGGAATGGTGCGAGAATCTAAAAAGCTTGCGACCAAGATAAAGATCGACGGAGTGATCACCGCAGGAACCGACGCGAGTATGACCGTGGCTGCGGTTGCAAATGCACTCGATCTTCCCGGGATTCGTTACGTGGATGCGGAAGCGGCTTCCAATAAGGTAAAGATGCGCGAGCGTCTCAAAAAAGCGGGAATTCCTTTGCCCGGATTCGCACCCGTTTGGAGTTTATCCGATACCAGAGACGCATTAGAATTTTTGAAATTTCCATTGGTTATGAAACCCGCGGACAATATGGGCGCTCGCGGTGTGATCAAGGTTGAAAATAGAGAAGAGTTGCAAGCCGCGTTCAAACACGCAAAAAAATATTCTCCCACCGGGGAGATGATTCTCGAAGAATATATGCCCGGTCCGGAAGTCTCGGTCGATGCGCTCACTTGGAACGGAAATTTTGTGATTACAGGAATCGGGGATCGAATCATAGAAAGAGAACCGTTTTTTATCGAGATGGGTCACAATATGCCTTCTGCTTTAAGTCCTTCCGTTTTGAAAGAGGTGGAAGACGTGATGTTCCGAAGTATGAAGGCACTCGGAATCACACTGGGAGCGGGAAAGGGCGATATCAAGGTAACACCGGACGGAGTCAAGGTGGGAGAAATCGCAGCGAGACTTTCGGGCGGTTTTATGTCCGCGTTTACGTTTCCGCTTTCTTCGGGAATCAACTTAAACCGCGCCGCGATTCTGATCGCATTGGGGGAAGAGCCGGACAATCTCACTCCGACTGTGCAAAGAGTTTCCATCGAACGTTGTCTTTTGGCTCCGAGAGGAAAGTTACTCGCCATCGACGGGATCGAAGACGCTCGTAAGATCGACGGGGTCAATGATCTTTTCTTTATGAACAAGATCGGTGATATCATCCACGAACCGACGAATAACATCGAAAAAACGGCGCACGTCATCATTAGCGCCGATACGTTGCAAAACGCGGAATCCGTTTTTGAAACCGTAAAAAACACAATCCGGTTTACCAGCGACGAACTCTATTCCATCTCCGAAAAAGAAATTCAGCAAAACGCAAGAGCGCGTTTTGGAAAAGAAGTCTGTTGGGTTTGTAAGGTTTGCGATGGAACCGACTGTGCTTCTGGGGTTCCCGGTATGGGTGGTTTGGGAAGGATGCTTACGTTCCAGGACAATATCAGCGCGCTTCAGGAATATTCGATTCTTCCAAAATACATCAGAGAACACACTCGGGCAAATGTAGAGACAACATTTTTAGGTAAAACTTTAAAAACACCTTTGATGGCGGCTCCTATGACGGGTGCGGTTACCAATATGAACGGGGCCATGGACGAGTTTACGTTTGCTGCCACGCTTTTGGAAGGTTGTCAGACTTCAGGCACCTTGGCGTGGTTAGGTGACGGGGCCAGTCCGGATAAGTATATGATTATGCTCGAAGCGGTTCGGAAAACAAAGGCGGACGCTATTCTTATCTGCAAACCGAGAGAAGACGAAGGGCTTTTAAAAGAACGATTTCAAGAATCGAAAAACGCCGGTTTATTTGCGATCGGAATGGATGTGGACGCGGTTAACTTTAAGACGATGGCTCTGAAAAATATTTCTTCCGTGACAAGAAACGTTTCCAAACTTGGTGCGATCCGTTCTCTTACCAAACTTCCTTTTATCGTTAAGGGAATTATGACTCCGGAGGATGCGCTTCTTGCCATCGACGCCGGAGCGGATTGTATCGTTGTCTCCAATCACGGCGGAAGGGTTCTGGATGATATGCCGGGAACGGCAAGGGTTCTTTCCGGAATTCGAAATGCGGTGGGAGATAGAATTTCGATCGCAGTGGACGGAGGGGTTCGCAGTGGGATGGACGTCTTTAAGATGCTTGCTCTGGGCGCGAACACGGTTCTTACGGGGCGACCGATGGCGATTTTCGCGGTAGGCGGGGGTGTATCCGGGGTTCGATTTTTAATTTCTCAATATACGGAGCAGCTTCTGCAGTCCATGAACGTCACCGGTGTGGAAAATTTAAAAGGAATCCGTATGGACCTGCTCTTTCGGAAAAAAAACGACGACGAAAATTCCCAATCTAAATGA
- the mnmA gene encoding tRNA 2-thiouridine(34) synthase MnmA: MSKGKIIVAMSGGVDSAVTAGLLMEEGYEVIGVNLRTWEYEAPACDTTKKSCCSPEDIRDARDVGLSLKIPFYVVKMEKVFQEKVIDRFIDDYQHGKTPNPCVECNTFVKFGALFEKAKALGIDRIATGHYARIAQNGERYAIANGLDMGKNQAYYLYGLSQENLKNVIFPLGEMTKPEVREIARRMGLPVAEKAESQEICFIPENDYRKFLEKKNVEFTPGFFKLRDGRIIGKHKGRENFTIGQRKGLGIAWKNPLYVIAIEDDGSVILGEENETYTGAFSVIDYNYQGLAPLEEGESLECRVQVRYRHTPIRCKITRIGDDLVVNPIEDVRGVTPGQSAVFYPLDSDYLLLGGIIRKGSIEMQIRELEPAVALQN; the protein is encoded by the coding sequence ATGAGCAAGGGAAAAATCATAGTAGCCATGAGCGGCGGGGTGGACAGCGCCGTGACCGCGGGACTTCTCATGGAAGAAGGCTACGAGGTGATCGGAGTCAATCTCAGAACCTGGGAATACGAGGCCCCCGCCTGCGATACGACCAAAAAATCCTGTTGTTCTCCCGAAGACATTCGGGACGCGAGAGACGTGGGGCTCTCACTCAAGATTCCGTTTTACGTGGTAAAGATGGAAAAGGTATTTCAGGAGAAGGTCATCGATCGATTTATTGACGATTATCAACACGGAAAAACTCCGAACCCTTGTGTGGAATGCAATACTTTCGTAAAGTTCGGAGCGCTTTTTGAAAAAGCAAAAGCCCTCGGTATCGACAGGATCGCGACCGGTCATTACGCTCGAATTGCCCAAAACGGAGAACGTTACGCGATCGCGAACGGACTCGACATGGGTAAAAATCAGGCTTATTATTTATACGGACTCTCTCAGGAAAATCTTAAAAACGTAATTTTTCCCCTTGGCGAAATGACAAAGCCCGAGGTGAGAGAGATTGCAAGAAGAATGGGGTTGCCCGTCGCGGAGAAAGCGGAATCTCAAGAGATTTGTTTTATTCCGGAGAACGATTACAGAAAATTCTTAGAAAAGAAAAACGTGGAATTCACTCCTGGATTTTTTAAACTTAGAGACGGGAGAATCATCGGCAAACACAAGGGAAGGGAAAACTTTACGATCGGTCAGAGAAAGGGGCTCGGGATCGCTTGGAAGAATCCTCTCTACGTCATAGCGATTGAAGATGACGGATCCGTAATATTAGGAGAAGAGAATGAAACTTATACGGGAGCATTCTCCGTAATCGATTACAACTATCAAGGGCTCGCTCCTTTGGAAGAAGGCGAATCCCTCGAGTGTCGAGTTCAGGTCCGTTACAGACATACTCCGATCCGTTGCAAAATTACCAGAATCGGGGACGATCTCGTAGTCAATCCTATCGAAGACGTACGCGGAGTTACGCCGGGACAATCGGCTGTGTTTTACCCTTTGGATTCCGACTATCTGTTATTAGGTGGAATTATCCGGAAAGGAAGCATTGAAATGCAGATCCGGGAACTCGAACCCGCAGTCGCTCTTCAGAATTAG
- a CDS encoding retropepsin-like aspartic protease — translation MYQKTALRIFLSFAVIFFLCCSLIPSQARITSVSGGIEIVLPFHEKNGFRFIQLSLSPEEKPLRFLVDTGSRFSFLDERYFSEQDSKRRIAVTYPGGKDDSYRRVRTIQLFSKSHSIFKNLMVHSHTFSGNLELDGIIGMDALYEKIIILEYPNQIRFLESPNGEFSETMLAGFPGLAQNTEPLQFFSGHPVLEMNFGTEERPILLMDTGADLSLLELQKPAPGFVDETWLSRPVQILNFQGKVLNVRTLFVRKLCVVATSNCVENLEILPSGLPVDFSGAASGVRIQGILGVNWLNEHRILLDMKRSLIGIVGKDGGK, via the coding sequence ATGTATCAAAAAACTGCTCTGAGAATTTTTCTTTCTTTTGCAGTAATCTTTTTTCTTTGTTGTTCTTTGATTCCGTCACAAGCCCGGATCACTTCCGTATCAGGGGGAATCGAAATCGTTCTTCCGTTTCATGAAAAAAACGGATTTCGTTTTATCCAACTCTCGTTAAGTCCGGAAGAAAAACCGCTTCGTTTTCTCGTAGATACAGGATCCAGATTCTCTTTTTTGGATGAAAGGTATTTCAGCGAACAGGATTCCAAACGAAGAATCGCGGTGACTTACCCTGGAGGAAAGGACGATTCGTATCGAAGGGTCAGAACGATTCAGCTTTTTTCAAAATCCCATTCTATCTTTAAAAATCTCATGGTCCATTCTCATACGTTTTCGGGTAATCTGGAGCTTGACGGAATCATAGGTATGGACGCACTCTATGAGAAAATCATAATTTTAGAATATCCTAATCAAATTCGATTTTTGGAATCGCCCAACGGGGAATTTTCGGAAACGATGCTTGCCGGTTTTCCAGGATTAGCGCAAAATACGGAACCGCTCCAGTTTTTTTCCGGACATCCGGTCTTGGAGATGAACTTTGGAACGGAGGAAAGGCCGATTCTTCTAATGGATACCGGCGCTGATTTGAGTCTTTTGGAATTACAAAAACCTGCGCCTGGATTTGTGGACGAAACCTGGTTGAGTCGACCGGTGCAGATTTTAAATTTTCAGGGTAAGGTTTTGAACGTAAGAACCCTTTTTGTTCGTAAACTTTGTGTAGTCGCAACGTCCAATTGTGTAGAAAATCTCGAAATCCTGCCTTCCGGTTTACCCGTTGACTTTTCAGGTGCTGCTTCCGGGGTCCGGATCCAGGGAATTCTGGGTGTAAACTGGCTGAATGAGCATAGAATTCTTTTGGACATGAAACGGAGTCTTATAGGTATAGTAGGGAAAGACGGCGGGAAGTAA
- a CDS encoding diguanylate cyclase — MISKENDPLMIEYLEKKIYDQKQLLEISKALNSTLDYKYLMDAILNICLAQLQTLQAAIYVSPEADSDFFELDPSYKGFDLSENEKSFRIKTDAPLIQFLETRMKAMTVNQIEESMGRSVTEIDFLRGIGADLIIPLNAKGKVNGLLVLGEKMTMSEVQEEDRDFLTTLSTLAGIAVENSRLYELATVDMMTGLKVHHYFQTKLKEEMDRCRKKKSHLTLLFTDVDNFKKFNDTHGHQAGDQVLTEVARQLIRNAGKHDTPARYGGEEFCLVMPGADLERGYEMGEKIRKAVEASFVKNPNGGPDLKVTLSVGVSEFWPKDKNNRDLIERADKALYTAKHSGKNKTVCYKEN; from the coding sequence TTGATCAGTAAAGAAAATGATCCCTTGATGATAGAGTATCTCGAAAAGAAAATCTATGATCAAAAGCAGTTATTAGAAATCAGTAAAGCGCTTAATTCTACATTAGATTATAAATATCTAATGGATGCAATTTTAAACATCTGTCTCGCACAGTTGCAAACTTTACAAGCGGCGATTTACGTAAGCCCGGAAGCCGATTCGGATTTTTTCGAATTGGACCCGAGTTATAAAGGTTTTGATCTTTCCGAAAACGAAAAGTCGTTTCGGATCAAGACGGACGCTCCTTTGATTCAGTTTCTCGAAACAAGAATGAAAGCGATGACCGTAAATCAGATCGAAGAGAGCATGGGGCGATCCGTGACCGAGATCGATTTCCTAAGGGGAATCGGGGCCGATCTGATCATTCCCTTGAACGCAAAGGGAAAGGTGAACGGTCTTTTGGTTCTCGGAGAAAAGATGACGATGAGCGAGGTTCAGGAGGAGGATCGTGATTTTTTAACGACCCTTTCTACGCTTGCGGGGATCGCGGTCGAGAATTCCAGGCTCTACGAACTTGCGACAGTGGATATGATGACCGGACTCAAGGTGCATCACTATTTCCAGACAAAACTCAAGGAAGAGATGGATCGTTGCAGAAAGAAAAAGTCACATCTCACACTTTTATTTACGGATGTGGATAACTTTAAAAAGTTTAATGATACTCACGGCCACCAAGCGGGAGATCAGGTTTTGACTGAAGTAGCGAGACAATTGATTCGAAACGCGGGAAAACACGATACACCCGCTCGTTACGGCGGAGAAGAATTCTGCCTCGTAATGCCCGGAGCCGATCTTGAAAGAGGTTATGAAATGGGGGAAAAGATTCGGAAAGCGGTGGAAGCGAGTTTTGTAAAAAACCCGAATGGCGGACCGGATTTAAAGGTGACCCTTTCCGTGGGAGTTTCCGAGTTTTGGCCAAAAGATAAGAACAATCGGGATCTGATTGAAAGAGCGGATAAGGCTCTTTATACTGCGAAACATTCGGGAAAAAATAAGACCGTTTGTTACAAAGAGAATTAG
- the proC gene encoding pyrroline-5-carboxylate reductase, with amino-acid sequence MKHTIGIAGCGNMGGAIYLSLKKRYPTQVLGYDPYLTASKKIELVSSWEEFSSRSDLIVVCVKPGKVIELLKQISDKKNIISVAAGIGTETIKNNLPPGSKVVRVMPNLPLLVGQGAIGYYGDRELYETVLEVFHSLGHTVALGSESLIDAVTGLSGSGPAYVFKFIQALAEGGVVSGLGYQEALDLSIQTVLGAAELLQKERKKNPETHPEVWKNKVTSPGGTTIAGLVELEKGGFANSILEAVKAATKRSQELGNEYPV; translated from the coding sequence ATGAAACATACGATTGGAATCGCAGGTTGTGGAAATATGGGAGGGGCGATTTATCTTTCTCTGAAAAAACGTTATCCGACACAGGTTTTGGGATATGATCCGTATCTTACCGCGAGTAAAAAAATAGAACTTGTATCTTCTTGGGAAGAATTTTCTTCCAGGTCGGATCTGATCGTGGTTTGTGTAAAACCCGGAAAAGTGATCGAGCTGCTCAAACAGATTTCTGATAAAAAAAATATCATATCGGTCGCGGCGGGGATCGGAACGGAAACGATAAAAAACAATCTTCCTCCCGGGTCCAAGGTTGTGAGAGTGATGCCCAATTTACCGTTGTTAGTCGGACAGGGAGCCATTGGATATTACGGAGATCGGGAGTTGTATGAAACCGTCCTAGAAGTATTTCATTCTTTGGGACATACGGTTGCGCTCGGTTCGGAATCCTTGATCGACGCTGTCACGGGACTTTCGGGTTCCGGACCCGCTTATGTTTTTAAATTTATCCAGGCACTGGCCGAAGGCGGAGTGGTTTCCGGACTCGGATACCAGGAGGCGTTGGATCTTAGCATTCAAACCGTGCTGGGAGCGGCGGAACTTCTTCAAAAAGAAAGAAAGAAAAATCCGGAGACTCACCCTGAAGTGTGGAAAAATAAGGTGACCTCTCCCGGTGGGACAACGATCGCAGGACTGGTCGAGTTGGAAAAAGGCGGTTTTGCAAATTCAATTTTGGAGGCCGTAAAAGCGGCGACAAAACGGTCTCAAGAATTGGGAAATGAGTATCCTGTTTGA